The nucleotide sequence TCAAAGGCCATGTCCTTACCCAGTGGCACCAGGTACGTCGTGTAGCCTTCAGGAGCGGTGCTATTGGGGTTCCGATAAACTTCCGGCATGAACTGAATGAGCTGCTTGTTGTGTTCGCTGTCCCAAGGCTCGTCCAATTTGAACTGTTCGTACAGGACGTTTTGTTCGAGGAACGGCAAGATCATCACTCGCCACGACAGCAACTTCTTGCCGTCCTTATCGAGGTTCGCCTCAGGCGGAAACGTTCGATAGGTATCGTGATAGTTGTGCATCGCCAGGATAATCTGCTTCAAATTATTCATCGATTGCATGCGACGTGCCGCGGATCGTGCTTGTTGCACGGCAGGCAAAAGAAGCGCCACGAGAATACCAACCACGGCGACGTTGGTGGCAGCCACGTTGTTGCCCTCTTGCTCGAACTTGAGGACCAGCGAGTTACCTTCCTTGACCGGCTTCAAGCCATTGAGCATTTCGTCGGCGATACGCGTCTGATACTTGCCCATCGCAACTTCGATTTCATCGTCGCTCTTCAGCATTTGATTGGCCTGGAGAACCATGGCCTGCTTGCCGAGATCCAGCGTGAACTGAACCATGTCTTCCAAACGACCGGTGGCCGTTTTATCGACGCCGTTCACCTTGAGCACGGCACCCATCTTCTCGGTGCAGTAACAACTGAGCGTGATCGATTCGGTATAGTTCGGAATCTGCTTGTACATCGCGAAGGGTGGCACCAGCGGTGCTTGAGCCAGCATGCCATTAAGTTGTTCGCGAACCGGTCCAACGTTGATCCCGACGAAACCATCGGCGTCGTTATTGTTGGCCTGCAGCATCTTGGCAGGTTCGGTCAGTTCAGCACCTGGGCCGGTTTCGACGGCGTTCTGCACCGCTCCGG is from Bremerella sp. JC817 and encodes:
- a CDS encoding DUF1559 domain-containing protein; the protein is MRHLFSAILIGFLSATMAFPPQMLMAQEAAAPAPAADDLPGLAYVPANSVGVGFVKANRFLGGDFARAYPVEVVEAFGKKYLGFDPMKITSITFCITPPTPDYPYPDMFSIVRTSETLSQETFLANIEELADGMPEEEEIKEFYSAINGSVFLLDSFEMDYLAGHLLDEHSFLFGTAGAVQNAVETGPGAELTEPAKMLQANNNDADGFVGINVGPVREQLNGMLAQAPLVPPFAMYKQIPNYTESITLSCYCTEKMGAVLKVNGVDKTATGRLEDMVQFTLDLGKQAMVLQANQMLKSDDEIEVAMGKYQTRIADEMLNGLKPVKEGNSLVLKFEQEGNNVAATNVAVVGILVALLLPAVQQARSAARRMQSMNNLKQIILAMHNYHDTYRTFPPEANLDKDGKKLLSWRVMILPFLEQNVLYEQFKLDEPWDSEHNKQLIQFMPEVYRNPNSTAPEGYTTYLVPLGKDMAFEEPKLDANGRATGPRFADFSDGMSNTIFAVEANDEAAVIWTKPSDLEVNLLHIWNGIGKSQPGGFQAAFVDGSVRFISENVDANVLKWLLQRNDGQEIPGNF